The Streptomyces sp. ALI-76-A nucleotide sequence GGCCGGAGGCGGTCAGGTCGTCGTCATGGCGTCCCGGTTGAAGCTGAAGTCCCTGCTGCGTGTGCCGCGCTTCTTCATCCTGTCCGGGGGCGTCTACAAGCAGGCCCAGCGCTCCCCCGGCAATGTGGGGGTCTCGCTGCGGGCCGACCCGTGGCGCAGGACGTTCTGGACGCTGTCCTCCTGGGAGAGCCGCGAGGCGCTCCAGACGTACGTCCGCACGGATCCGCACATGGCGGTGATGTCGAAGCTGAAACCGGCCATGCGCGAGTCGCTGTTCACCTCCTGGAAGCAGGACGCGGCGCTGCCGCCGAGCTGGGCCGAGGCGGACAAGCGGCTGACCGCCCAGGACCAGGCGCGCCAGAGCGCCGATCCGCAGCCCGGCTGACGCGGCGCACGCGCACACACGCACGCGCACGCGCACACGGTGCATCGGGTACGACGGCGGTGATCCCGCTGTCGTACCCGATTCGTCGTGCGCCTCCCAGGTGTGCGTCTCCCAGGTGTGGGCGGGCCTCAGACGTACCGCGGCCGGGTCACCGGCCGAACAGGTGGCCGACGGTGTCCGCCAGCCGGCCCCCGCCGATGCCGTGCCGCTGGGTGCGCAGGGCGAACCTCAGGTGCGGCCGGGCCGGGTCGAACGCGTCGGTCAGCAGCGGGGGCAGCAGCGCGGCCGGCGTCCTGCGCACCAGTTCGGCGCCGGTGCGCAGGAAGTCGACGCCGGGACGGCGCAGCGGGGCGGGCAGCCAGTCGAGGACCGGGATACGGACGTCGACGGGCTCGTCGGGGTACGGGTCGGGCCCCGGCACCAGCCGGCGTACGGAGGCGGGCGCCGCGGCGAGTTCCTCGGCGAGCAGGCTGACGGTGTGTCCGGTTGCGTCGAGGACGACCAGGACGTTGCGCCGGGCGGCCAGGTGGGCGGCGAGCGCCGCGGCCTCGTCGGCGCCGGGCCAGATGCCCACGGGACGCCAGCGGCCGGGCTCGGGCCTGCTCCACAGCAGGCGGCGGCTGCCCTCGAAGACGACCAGGGTGCCGCCGTGGCGTTCGGTGGCGAGGGTGGGTGCGGGCGTCATGACTCACACCGACTTCGCGACGAGGGCGAGCGGCAGATGGCGCATGACCGCGCCGGCCGGGGCCCACGGCCAGGCGGGCACGAACGCCCGGGCCGGTTCGCGTTCCATGGCGCGGACGAGGAGTTCGCAGCCCTTCTCGGTGTCCATGATGAACGGGGTCTTCTCCAGCCCCTCGTTCATCTCGGTGCGGATGTAGCCGGGGAACAGGGCGGTGACCTTCAGCGGGGTGCCGTGGACGTCGGCGCGGATGCCGTCGGCGAGGGTGGCGAGGCCGGCCTTCGAGGCGGCGTACGCCGTCAGGTGCCGGGGCAGGCCGCGGGCCGCGCTGACCGAGGACACCACCACCAGGTGGCCGGTGCCCTGGTCGCGGAAGGTCTCCATGGCGGCCTCGCACTGGGCCAGCCCGGCCAGGAAGTTGGTCTCGGCGGTGGCCCGGTTCACCTCGAACTGCCCGGTGCCGACGGAGGCGCCCGAGCCGAGTCCGGCGTTGACGACGATCCGGTCCAGGCTGCCGAACTCCCGCCGCACCGACCGGAAGGCGGTGGCGGTGGCCTCGTAGTCGCGGACGTCGAGCTGCCGGACGGTGACCCGGATGCCCGGGTGGGCGCGGGTCAGTTCCTCGCGCACCTCCTCCAGTTTGTCCACCCGACGGGCGCACAGGGCCAGGTTCCGTCCCCGCGCGGCCAGTTGGCGGGCCATGCCACGGCCAAGACCCGAACTCGCCCCGGTGATCAGGATGTTCTTGCGCATGTCTCCTCGTTCCTCGGGTCGGGTCAGCCCGTCGCTCGGGCGGGTGCGGGTGCGGGGGCGGGGGCGGCCGGCTCCGGCCGGGCGGCGGCCGAGGCCCGGGCGAGGCTGTGCAGGACGGCGATCCGGCGCCGTTCGGTGCGGTCGAGGCCGTGCCCGCGGACGCAGGCGGCGACGGCGATCTCGTCGGCCCGGCGCCGGATCAGGCGGGCGCTGTCCTCGTCGGGGCGGCCGTAGGTGCGGCGGGCCCGTTCGCCGAGCAGTTCCATCCGGGACCGGGCCCGGCCGCGCAGGTCGGCGATCTGGGCGCTGCGCGTGCGTCCGCCGGGCGCGCTCGTCAGCCGGGCGCCGAACACCAGGCGGGCGGTGGCCCGGCGGGGCACGACCTCGCCCTTGGGCAGGATCCGGTCGGCGCCGTGGATCATCACGGGGACGACGGGGACGCCGGTGCGGACGGCGAAGTAGAAGGGTCCGTCGTTGAACGGGGCCAGGCCGCCGCCGGTCCAGCGGGTGCCCTCCGGGTACATGCACAGCACGTCGCCGCCGTCCAGGACCTCCGTCATGGCGGCCAGGGCGTTGCGGTCGGGGTTGTCGCTGTCGAGGGGGATGCAGCCAACGCTGAGCCGGACCAGCCGCTTGAGGGGGTGGGTGAAGTTCGCGGCCTTGGCCGGGAAGTAGACGTGTTCGCCGCGGGCGGCGTAGAGGATGGTCTCCAGCAGGTAGTGGTCGAAGAAGCTGAGATGGTTGGAGACCACGATGAACGGTCCCTCGGCGGGGATGTGGCCGAGGCCCTCCACCGCGTCCACGTGGTGTCTGGCGACCCAGTGCCGGAACGACGTGGACAGCGTGTCGTTGATCTTGAAACTTCCCTTGTGCGGGTCCATACGACGGGTCATCCCTTCCCTCGGGCCCCGGGGGCGACGCTGCTGCCCGGGGCTTGTTCCTGGTGCAGGGCGCGGCTCAGCCGGATCGCGGACTGGCGGCGCCGCTGGGTGCGCGGGTGGTCGGCGGGGGCCTCGATGACGCGCTCCAGGGCGGAGAGCGCGGCGGTGGGCCGGTGGGCGGCCAGCAGGGCCTCGGCGTGCCCGAGGACGTAACGGGTGTCGCCCCGGCCGAGCCGGTCGGCGGCCTCCAGGTGGGCGACGGCGAGGTCGCGGCGGCCGCCCAGCAGGCCGGGCGCGGACAGGTGCCAGCGGCCCAGTAGGTAGTGGGCCATGAGGTGGTCCGGTTCCTGGCGCAGCGCCTCCTCGGCGCCGGCCCGCAGCCGCCACAGCGCGGCGGCCCTGACGGGCAGCGGACGGGTCTCGTTGCGCAGCGCGGTCAGCCGCAGCCGTCCGACCCGCAGGTCGACGTTGTGCGGGTCGCCGAGCCGCCCGAGGCCGAGCAGCAGCGCGGCCTGCGCGTACAGGGTGCTGTCGGGCAGCGGGTCGGTGCGGCTCAGCAGGGTCTCGAAGACCCGGTCGAGGTGGCCGGCGGCGGCGCGGGCGGAGCGGGGTCCCGCGGACCACTCGGGGTTCCTGGCCCGTTCCACGAGGGTGGTGAGGGCCGCGTGCCCGGCCCGGACCCGGTCGCGGACCGAGTGCTCGACGGTGTCCTGCGGCAGCACCGGCCCGAACACGATCCGGGTGCGGCGGCCGTCCGGCCACAGCGCGACGGGCAGGACGGATGCCGGGGCCCGGTCCGCCGCCGCCACGGCGGCCTCCACGCCCCGGACCAGCACGGCCTCGTCGTGGGCGAGGGCGTGCAGCGCGTCGGGGCCGTCGAGCCGGCGGGCGGGCGTGCCGCGCACCGCGAACAGCACGGTGGACAGGGCGCGTTGCCCGTCTCCTCCGGCCAGCACCACGAGCGGCCCTCGCGCGGGGACGTGCTCCAGGCCCTCGACGGCCGCCGGTAAGCCTCGTACAGCGTGCCTGTTCTGCTTGAGCATGGCCGACCTCCCTGGTTCGCGCGGTGCTGCGGTCGTGCAGCGGTGCTGCGGTGCTCCGGTCCCGCCGTCTCGCGGTGCTCACGTACGGGTGTGGTGCGTCGGCCGCCGGGGCCTGCTCCGGGCCCCGGCGGCCGGGTCGTCAGGCGCGTGCGGGCTCCTCCTCACGCGCCTTCCGCTCCGCCTCAAGCGCCTCCGGCAGCGCCATGTAGCGGCCCGTGAGACCGGCCACCAGCAGGCCGATCAGCACGACGATGTAGACCCAGGTCAGCGCGTTGCCCCAGCGGACGTCGTCGGCGTACAGGCCGAGCGCGGCCAGTGACAGGACGCTGAGCGTGACGTCGGTGAGGAAGCCGGCCCGCATGCGGTGCAGGTCGTGCTCCCACAGGGCCTGCCAGGCGCCGGCGCCGAAGGCGAAGAACCAGGCGCCGAGCATCCGGGCGTCCAGCGGCTCCAGCTGCCAGGCCCAGGCGTCGCCGACCGCCTCCGGGGCGATCCACAGGGCGAAGGCGAGCCCCCACAGCACGGCGCCCATGATGGCCGTCGGGATGGAGACGTCGGCCCTCATCGGGGCGGGGCCGCGCGGGTCGGCGACCTTGGGGCCGGTGTTGTGGACCTTGTAGACGAGGAAGCAGGTGACCTGGAACACGGCCAGGGACGCCAGCCACAGCCAGGCGAAGGCGCGGGCCAGGGCCGGTCCCTCGGTGAAGTGGAACTGGTCGGCGTAGACACCGGCCAGGATCAGGGCGGACAGCAGCAGGGTGATGGGGGCGAAGACGGTGCCGCGGGCGCTCGTCCAGTCCTTCTCCCGCAGGGTCAGCAGGAACATCGTGCAGGCTCCGGCATAGCCGGCGCCCAGCGCGGCGGCGCTCAGCGAGGAGCCGGTCTCCCAGGCGAAGAAGTCGCCGGTGCGGGAGCTGAGGAAGTACAGCGGGACGAAGCTGAGCGCGCAGTGGATCAGCACGGGCCAGAAGAACAGGCTGCGCAGCCAGGGGTGGACGGGCCGGGCGATGCGCTCCCCGGAGTCCTCGGAGCGGATCGGTTCGACGGTGGTCGCCATGGGAAGGTCACCTCGTGACGGTGGGAGGGGTGGACGGGGCGGCGGAGCTGTCGGGCTGGAGCAGGCGCAGGGTCAGCTGGGCCTTGCGCGCGAGGTCGACCCACGACGCGTAGCTGAACCCGAGCCGGTATCCGCCCGGGGCCGGGGAGTCGATGCGGTCGAGCGGGACCAGCTCGCCGCGCGCCAACTGCTGCAGCTGGGCGAGCAGGTGCTCGTAGGTGGCGGCGGTGAGGAAGCCGGTGCCGGGGTCGTCGGGGGAGGCGGCGGGCTGCGGTGCCTGCTCCCGCTCTGCGGGTACGGCGGGCTCGTCGTCGTCCACGACCGAGTCGTCCCGGCGGACGCGCAGCGAGTAGCCCCAGCCGCTCTCGATCTGCGGGAGTTTGACGCGGACCAGGTCCAGCCGGGCGGCCTGCTCGCTCTCCTGCTCGGCGCGCATCCGGGCGATCACCTCGACCGAGCGGATCGCGCCGTCGGCGCCGTAGAAGAACGGGACGCCGGGGCGGGCCACCGGGATGTCGGCGTCGGCGCAGCCCACGCCGTCGATGACGGCGAGGACCTTCTCGCCCTCGGTGACCTTGTCGAGCGGCTTGACCACCATGAAGGCGGCGCCCTCGGCGGGCGTCAGGCCGTCGACGGAGTGCCCGGCCTCCTTCAGCCGGCGCTCGAACAGACGGGTGAACTCGGGGGTGAGGTTGGCGTGCACGCCGCCGACCAGGGCGACGTCGCACTCCCCCTGTTCCAGGTTGCGCTTGGCGAGCCCGAGGGCGGTGCCGAAGGAGCACAGGTCGTCGTCGATGACCACGCCGGGCCCGCGCAGGTCGAAGATGTTCTGGATGCGGCCCGCGGTGATGTTGTCCATGTAGCCGGGCAGCGCGTTCTCCCGGGTGAGCGGGACGTAGCGGTGCACCTCGCGGGTGTAGCTCTCGACCAGCGCCGTGCGGGTGTCCTCGTCGAGCGCCCGGTACTCCGGCACGTCCTCCAGGGCCCGCTCGAACTCCACCAGCCGGATACGGAAGTTGCGGGTCAGGCCCGACTCCAGTCCGCAGGTCGCGCCGACGAACACGCCCGCGTTGACCCGGTCGGTCATGGCGGCCCCGTACTCCTCCAGGGCCTGCCCGGCCGCCATCACCGACAGCAGCTGCGCCCGGTCGAGGTCCTCCAGCACGTTGGGCGGGATGCGGTAGGTCTTCCAGGGGAAGTCCAGGTCGGTGACGACGCCGCCGCGCCAGGTGCCCTCGGGGTCGTAGATCTCGGCGGCGTCCGGGTGCCAGCGGTCCTCGGGGAAGCCGGTGACGCCGGCGTCCGGCGCCCGCTCGGCGACCAGGCCCGCGGTGTCCCGGGAGAACGGGGCCACGCAGCCGATGCCGAGCACCGCGAGCGGGGCGTTGGCCGTGCTGCGGCTGCTCTCGGTGTGGCCCTGCTGCTCCAGCGCGGCGTCCGCGTGGTGCACGGGGTCGTACTGCTCCACGATGACGCTGGTGTTGACGCCGCCGAACCCGAACGCGTTGGTCAGCGCCCGGCGCGGCCGGCACTCGTCCGGCGCCTGCCACGGCTC carries:
- a CDS encoding DUF3291 domain-containing protein, with amino-acid sequence MSHTLPWSDGPAAGAGGGQVVVMASRLKLKSLLRVPRFFILSGGVYKQAQRSPGNVGVSLRADPWRRTFWTLSSWESREALQTYVRTDPHMAVMSKLKPAMRESLFTSWKQDAALPPSWAEADKRLTAQDQARQSADPQPG
- a CDS encoding SDR family oxidoreductase, whose translation is MRKNILITGASSGLGRGMARQLAARGRNLALCARRVDKLEEVREELTRAHPGIRVTVRQLDVRDYEATATAFRSVRREFGSLDRIVVNAGLGSGASVGTGQFEVNRATAETNFLAGLAQCEAAMETFRDQGTGHLVVVSSVSAARGLPRHLTAYAASKAGLATLADGIRADVHGTPLKVTALFPGYIRTEMNEGLEKTPFIMDTEKGCELLVRAMEREPARAFVPAWPWAPAGAVMRHLPLALVAKSV
- a CDS encoding lysophospholipid acyltransferase family protein — encoded protein: MTRRMDPHKGSFKINDTLSTSFRHWVARHHVDAVEGLGHIPAEGPFIVVSNHLSFFDHYLLETILYAARGEHVYFPAKAANFTHPLKRLVRLSVGCIPLDSDNPDRNALAAMTEVLDGGDVLCMYPEGTRWTGGGLAPFNDGPFYFAVRTGVPVVPVMIHGADRILPKGEVVPRRATARLVFGARLTSAPGGRTRSAQIADLRGRARSRMELLGERARRTYGRPDEDSARLIRRRADEIAVAACVRGHGLDRTERRRIAVLHSLARASAAARPEPAAPAPAPAPARATG
- a CDS encoding beta-ketoacyl synthase N-terminal-like domain-containing protein, translated to MPGTETEGFEGFDPIAVVGYGCVFPPDSYDADTFWQNILGGRIGIGSPPEHRWDWRDYHDEDKGVVDKTYCRWGGFLDDYAGPTGLQELTRIGQEAVSELNRTQLMVLDTVLQTLRMSGYSPSRLSTTDTALFVGNMLGDEQVMESSLSFRATEVLHHLRNSEAFQDLEPGQRAALESGFPAAVKNRLYDADSGPAAHVFQVSVAKAVARVIGLPGPAAIGDAACASGLTVIDTAVKYLQDGSHDMVLATGVQGNMNITGNVCFAKIGGLSATRSTPLDEGASGLINGEGSGTVLLKRLSDAVRDGDTIAGVIRGVATRCDGKGKAIYAPSSRGQVAAMRRALELADAAPGELDYIETHATATSTGDLVEVSSLQQLYEDSGAAPGSIRLGSVKAQIGHTFSAAGMANLLKILLSFQHETVPPTHAFTRAPEAMRLDGSPFRVPVAAEPWQAPDECRPRRALTNAFGFGGVNTSVIVEQYDPVHHADAALEQQGHTESSRSTANAPLAVLGIGCVAPFSRDTAGLVAERAPDAGVTGFPEDRWHPDAAEIYDPEGTWRGGVVTDLDFPWKTYRIPPNVLEDLDRAQLLSVMAAGQALEEYGAAMTDRVNAGVFVGATCGLESGLTRNFRIRLVEFERALEDVPEYRALDEDTRTALVESYTREVHRYVPLTRENALPGYMDNITAGRIQNIFDLRGPGVVIDDDLCSFGTALGLAKRNLEQGECDVALVGGVHANLTPEFTRLFERRLKEAGHSVDGLTPAEGAAFMVVKPLDKVTEGEKVLAVIDGVGCADADIPVARPGVPFFYGADGAIRSVEVIARMRAEQESEQAARLDLVRVKLPQIESGWGYSLRVRRDDSVVDDDEPAVPAEREQAPQPAASPDDPGTGFLTAATYEHLLAQLQQLARGELVPLDRIDSPAPGGYRLGFSYASWVDLARKAQLTLRLLQPDSSAAPSTPPTVTR